In the genome of Kitasatospora cineracea, one region contains:
- a CDS encoding ArsR/SmtB family transcription factor, whose product MPVPLYQAKAEFFRMLGHPVRIRVLELLQAGPTPVRELLAELDVEPSSLSQQLAVLRRSGLVTSTREGSTVVYALAGADVAELLRTARRILTELLADQGMLLAELRAAR is encoded by the coding sequence ATGCCCGTACCGCTGTACCAGGCCAAGGCCGAGTTCTTCCGGATGCTCGGCCACCCGGTGCGAATCCGGGTCCTCGAACTGCTCCAGGCCGGCCCGACGCCGGTGCGGGAGCTGCTGGCCGAGCTGGACGTCGAACCGTCCAGCCTCTCCCAGCAGCTCGCCGTCCTGCGCCGCTCCGGCCTGGTCACCTCGACCCGCGAGGGTTCGACGGTGGTGTACGCCCTGGCCGGCGCGGACGTCGCCGAGCTGCTCCGGACGGCCCGGCGGATCCTGACCGAGCTGCTCGCCGACCAGGGCATGCTGCTGGCGGAGCTGCGCGCCGCGCGCTAG
- a CDS encoding S9 family peptidase, translating to MTHTDPYLALSAATGRFSYGAPRAVTLSADAGRALFLRSTGATDPVERLWRYDLATGRERLVADPAAIAPGRTGAAAELPPLERRLRERIRLWAPGIGSFAATADLSRAVFALDGRVFRCDTETGTSTELPVAGPAFDPRPNADGSVVAYVAGGALHLTPGGRVSPADGALWGVAEFAAQEELGRTRGHWWAPDGSALLAARVDESALPLRHFADPAHPEAAPESFAYPQAGGPNADVQLWVLRPGGAPTRLRWDTGEFPYLTAAGWEGGGEILLTVADRLQQRVLLLSADPATGETRELSRTEDEFWVDPLPGTPLRLADGRVLTSADTPAARGVALDGKILTDERLQVRRVVGPRPDGRLLVEAGDGDPADQHVFLLDPGTGALEKLTAGAGVHAVAAHAGDVLLLTSASLDGVRRELRTAASSTDFPDLTAELPYRPRPSLSRVTELGLPAAVLYPRGHVPGRRLPVLLDVYGGPGFQVIANEPRRWQFKQWWADRGFAVVTVDNRGTPFVSPDFTRAVFRRFSQVALDDQVAALRALGAAHPDLDLSRVGVRGWSYGGYFAALAVLRRPDVFHAASAGAPPTDFRQYDTAYTERYLGLPQDNPEGYAADCLLGDAPGLRRPLLLVHGLADDNVHPSHTLRLSEALTRAGRAHTVLPLPGVSHMLPDGALERVAVQELAFFREKLGPGREAGAPPSP from the coding sequence GTGACTCACACCGACCCCTACCTCGCGCTGAGCGCCGCCACCGGCCGCTTCAGCTACGGCGCCCCGCGCGCCGTCACCCTGTCCGCCGACGCCGGCCGCGCCCTGTTCCTGCGCTCGACCGGCGCCACCGACCCGGTCGAACGGCTCTGGCGGTACGACCTGGCCACCGGCCGGGAGCGACTGGTCGCCGACCCGGCGGCGATCGCCCCGGGGCGCACCGGCGCGGCCGCCGAACTGCCGCCGCTGGAGCGCCGGTTGCGCGAGCGGATCCGGCTGTGGGCGCCCGGCATCGGCTCGTTCGCGGCCACCGCCGACCTGTCCCGGGCCGTCTTCGCGCTGGACGGCCGGGTCTTCCGGTGCGACACCGAGACCGGCACCAGCACCGAACTCCCGGTCGCCGGGCCCGCGTTCGACCCCCGGCCGAACGCCGACGGCTCGGTGGTGGCGTACGTGGCCGGCGGGGCGCTGCACCTGACGCCGGGCGGGCGGGTCAGCCCGGCGGACGGCGCGCTGTGGGGCGTGGCCGAGTTCGCCGCGCAGGAGGAGCTGGGCCGCACCCGGGGCCACTGGTGGGCGCCGGACGGCAGCGCCCTGCTGGCCGCCCGGGTGGACGAATCCGCCCTGCCGCTGCGGCACTTCGCCGACCCGGCGCACCCGGAGGCGGCCCCCGAGTCCTTCGCCTACCCGCAGGCCGGCGGCCCGAACGCGGACGTCCAGCTGTGGGTGCTGCGCCCGGGCGGCGCCCCGACGCGACTGCGTTGGGACACCGGCGAGTTCCCGTACCTGACGGCGGCGGGCTGGGAGGGCGGCGGCGAAATCCTGCTGACCGTCGCGGACCGGCTGCAGCAGCGCGTGCTGCTGCTGAGCGCCGACCCGGCGACCGGCGAAACCCGCGAACTGAGCCGCACCGAGGACGAGTTCTGGGTCGACCCGCTGCCCGGCACCCCGCTGCGGCTGGCCGACGGCCGGGTACTGACCTCCGCCGACACCCCGGCCGCCCGCGGGGTGGCGCTGGACGGCAAGATCCTCACCGACGAGCGCCTCCAGGTGCGCCGGGTGGTCGGCCCGCGGCCCGACGGGCGGCTGCTGGTCGAGGCGGGCGACGGCGACCCGGCCGACCAGCACGTGTTCCTGCTCGACCCGGGCACCGGGGCGCTGGAGAAGCTGACCGCGGGCGCGGGCGTGCACGCGGTGGCCGCCCACGCCGGGGACGTGCTGCTGCTCACCTCGGCCTCGCTGGACGGCGTCCGCCGCGAGCTGCGAACCGCCGCGAGCAGCACGGACTTCCCCGACCTGACGGCCGAACTCCCCTACCGTCCGCGCCCGTCGCTGTCCCGGGTGACCGAACTCGGCCTGCCCGCCGCGGTGCTGTACCCGCGCGGGCACGTGCCGGGCCGCCGGCTGCCGGTGCTGCTGGACGTGTACGGCGGCCCGGGCTTCCAGGTGATCGCCAACGAGCCGCGCCGCTGGCAGTTCAAGCAGTGGTGGGCCGACCGGGGCTTCGCCGTGGTGACGGTGGACAACCGGGGCACCCCGTTCGTCTCGCCGGACTTCACCCGGGCGGTCTTCCGCCGCTTCTCGCAGGTCGCGCTGGACGACCAGGTGGCCGCGCTGCGGGCGCTCGGCGCCGCGCACCCGGACCTGGACCTGTCCCGGGTCGGGGTGCGCGGCTGGTCGTACGGCGGGTACTTCGCGGCGCTGGCGGTGCTGCGCCGCCCGGACGTGTTCCACGCGGCCAGCGCGGGCGCCCCGCCGACCGACTTCCGGCAGTACGACACCGCGTACACCGAGCGCTACCTGGGCCTGCCGCAGGACAACCCGGAGGGGTACGCGGCGGACTGCCTGCTCGGCGACGCGCCGGGGCTGCGCCGGCCGCTGCTGCTCGTCCACGGCCTGGCGGACGACAACGTGCACCCCTCGCACACCCTGCGGCTGTCCGAGGCGCTGACCCGGGCGGGGCGGGCGCACACCGTGCTGCCGCTGCCGGGGGTGAGCCACATGCTGCCGGACGGGGCGCTGGAGCGGGTCGCGGTGCAGGAACTGGCCTTCTTCCGCGAAAAGTTGGGCCCGGGCCGGGAGGCGGGCGCACCCCCTTCCCCGTAG
- a CDS encoding DEAD/DEAH box helicase, translating to MPEEQLDPAAEEELSPAERYAASRARAKEQATAFHGFQQLYDFPLDDFQVRACRTLEDGKGVLVAAPTGSGKTIVGEFAVHLALAGGRKCFYTTPIKALSNQKYGDLVKRYGQAKVGLLTGDNSVNGDAPIVVMTTEVLRNMLYAGSNALDGLGYVVMDEVHYLADRFRGAVWEEVIIHLPESVTLVSLSATVSNAEEFGDWLDTVRGGTEVIVSEHRPVPLWQHVMAGNRMYDLFASPDRDGRPKGSLKNPAKAVNPELVRLARSEADRGRDRFARGRGRSMPTGRPGRVWTPNRVDVIDRLDAEGLLPAITFIFSRAGCEAAVQQCLNSGLRLNRDADRFKVRQFVEERCRDIPDEDLHVLGYYEWLDGLERGIAAHHAGMLPRFKEVVEELFVQGLVKAVFATETLALGINMPARSVVMEKLVKWNGETHADITPGEYTQLTGRAGRRGIDVEGHAVVLWQRGLDPEALAGLAGTRTYPLKSSFRPSYNMAVNLVGQFGRHRSRELLETSFAQFQADRSVVGIARQVQRNEEGLEGYRESMTCHLGDFDEYMQLRRDLKDRENALAREGTSQRRNAAVEAIEQLRPGDIIHVPTGKFAGLALVLDPGLPPDSRSGRGGHHRHPDFQDGPRPVVLTAERQVKRLAMIDFPHPVAAVDRMRIPKSFNPRSPQSRRDLASALRTKAGHLEPERHRKGRAAAADDPEISRLRTALRQHPCHGCDEREDHARWSERYHRLHRDTELLERRMRSRTHTIARTFDRVCGLLADLGYLRADTVTDDGKRLARLYGELDLLAAECIREGVWNGLAAAELAACASALVYEARQSDDATAPRVPEGGAKEALGRMVRIWSRLDDLEEQHKISTAEGVGQREPDLGFAWTAYRWALGHDLDAVLRDADMPAGDFVRWTKQLIDVLGQIQDAAGDNADLRKTARKAVDGMRRGIIAYSSVG from the coding sequence ATGCCCGAAGAGCAGCTCGACCCCGCCGCCGAGGAGGAGCTCAGCCCCGCCGAGCGCTACGCGGCCTCCCGTGCGCGCGCCAAGGAACAGGCCACCGCCTTCCACGGGTTCCAGCAGCTGTACGACTTCCCGCTCGACGACTTCCAGGTCCGCGCCTGCCGCACCCTGGAGGACGGCAAGGGCGTCCTGGTCGCCGCGCCGACCGGCTCCGGCAAGACCATCGTCGGCGAGTTCGCCGTCCACCTGGCGCTGGCCGGCGGCCGCAAGTGCTTCTACACCACGCCGATCAAGGCGCTGTCGAACCAGAAGTACGGCGACCTGGTCAAGCGCTACGGCCAGGCCAAGGTCGGCCTGCTGACCGGCGACAACTCGGTCAACGGGGACGCGCCGATCGTCGTGATGACCACCGAGGTCCTGCGCAACATGCTGTACGCGGGCTCCAACGCCCTCGACGGCCTCGGCTACGTGGTGATGGACGAGGTGCACTACCTCGCCGACCGGTTCCGCGGCGCCGTCTGGGAGGAGGTCATCATCCACCTCCCCGAGTCGGTGACGCTGGTGTCGCTCTCCGCGACGGTCTCCAACGCCGAGGAGTTCGGCGACTGGCTGGACACCGTCCGCGGCGGCACCGAGGTGATCGTCTCCGAGCACCGCCCCGTCCCGCTCTGGCAGCACGTGATGGCCGGCAACCGGATGTACGACCTGTTCGCCAGCCCCGACCGGGACGGCCGCCCCAAGGGCAGCCTGAAGAACCCCGCCAAGGCCGTCAACCCCGAACTCGTCCGGCTGGCCCGCTCCGAGGCCGACCGCGGCCGGGACCGGTTCGCCCGCGGCCGGGGCCGCTCGATGCCCACCGGCCGCCCCGGCCGGGTCTGGACGCCGAACCGGGTCGACGTGATCGACCGGCTGGACGCCGAGGGCCTGCTGCCCGCCATCACCTTCATCTTCAGCCGGGCCGGCTGCGAGGCCGCCGTCCAGCAGTGCCTCAACTCCGGCCTGCGGCTGAACCGGGACGCCGACCGCTTCAAGGTCCGCCAGTTCGTCGAGGAGCGCTGCCGCGACATCCCCGACGAGGACCTGCACGTCCTCGGCTACTACGAGTGGCTGGACGGCCTGGAGCGCGGCATCGCCGCCCACCACGCCGGCATGCTGCCCCGGTTCAAGGAGGTCGTCGAGGAGCTGTTCGTCCAGGGACTGGTCAAGGCGGTCTTCGCCACCGAGACGCTCGCCCTCGGCATCAACATGCCCGCCCGCTCGGTGGTCATGGAGAAGCTGGTCAAGTGGAACGGCGAGACCCACGCCGACATCACCCCCGGCGAGTACACCCAGCTCACCGGCCGGGCCGGCCGCCGCGGCATCGACGTCGAGGGCCACGCCGTCGTGCTCTGGCAGCGCGGCCTCGACCCGGAGGCGCTGGCAGGCCTGGCCGGCACCCGCACCTACCCGCTCAAGTCCTCCTTCCGCCCCTCGTACAACATGGCCGTCAACCTGGTCGGCCAGTTCGGGCGGCACCGCTCCCGCGAACTGCTGGAGACCTCCTTCGCGCAGTTCCAGGCCGACCGCTCGGTGGTCGGCATCGCCCGCCAGGTGCAGCGCAACGAGGAGGGCCTGGAGGGCTACCGCGAGTCGATGACCTGCCACCTCGGCGACTTCGACGAGTACATGCAGCTGCGCCGCGACCTCAAGGACCGCGAGAACGCGCTCGCCCGCGAGGGCACCTCGCAGCGCCGCAACGCCGCCGTCGAGGCGATCGAGCAGCTCAGGCCCGGCGACATCATCCACGTCCCGACCGGCAAGTTCGCCGGCCTCGCGCTCGTCCTCGACCCCGGCCTGCCGCCGGACAGCCGCAGCGGCCGCGGCGGGCACCACCGGCACCCCGACTTCCAGGACGGCCCGCGCCCGGTCGTGCTCACCGCCGAACGGCAGGTCAAGCGCCTGGCGATGATCGACTTCCCGCACCCCGTCGCCGCCGTGGACCGGATGCGGATCCCCAAGTCCTTCAACCCGCGCAGCCCGCAGTCCCGCCGCGACCTCGCCTCCGCGCTGCGCACCAAGGCCGGCCACCTCGAACCCGAGCGCCACCGCAAGGGCCGCGCCGCCGCCGCCGACGACCCCGAGATCAGCCGGCTGCGCACCGCCCTGCGCCAGCACCCCTGCCACGGCTGCGACGAACGCGAGGACCACGCCCGCTGGTCCGAGCGCTACCACCGCCTGCACCGCGACACCGAACTCCTCGAACGCCGGATGCGCTCGCGCACCCACACCATCGCCCGCACCTTCGACCGGGTCTGCGGCCTGCTCGCCGACCTCGGCTACCTCCGGGCGGACACCGTCACCGACGACGGCAAGCGCCTCGCCCGGCTCTACGGCGAACTCGACCTGCTCGCCGCCGAGTGCATCCGCGAGGGCGTCTGGAACGGCCTCGCCGCCGCCGAACTCGCCGCCTGCGCCTCGGCGCTGGTCTACGAGGCCCGCCAGTCCGACGACGCCACCGCCCCGCGCGTCCCCGAGGGCGGCGCCAAGGAGGCGCTCGGCAGGATGGTCCGGATCTGGAGCAGGCTCGACGACCTGGAGGAACAGCACAAGATCTCCACCGCCGAAGGCGTCGGCCAGCGCGAACCCGACCTCGGCTTCGCCTGGACCGCCTACCGCTGGGCCCTCGGCCACGACCTCGACGCCGTCCTGCGCGACGCCGACATGCCCGCCGGCGACTTCGTCCGCTGGACCAAGCAACTCATCGACGTCCTCGGCCAGATCCAGGACGCCGCCGGTGACAACGCGGACCTGCGCAAGACCGCCCGCAAGGCGGTCGACGGCATGCGGCGCGGCATCATCGCGTACTCCTCCGTGGGGTGA
- a CDS encoding FAD-dependent monooxygenase, with amino-acid sequence MHEETVDVLVVGAGPVGLTAAAELRRHGVHCRILDRVTEPPPYPKAVGVQPRTFEVWEAMGLVGRALDAALPLHGQLTFTDRAPGPRTALDLPADVPYRFAALPQYTTERLLAEHLAGLGTEVERGVALTGLRQDEDHVRAVLDDGRTLAARYVVGCDGAHSTVRKAAGIAFDGDAFPEQYMLGDVELDWDLPPGHVVRATGADPGDVLVAVPLPGHRRYRISSRTTAPDGAAPGLPHLQAVLDRLAPGPVTAHALRWSSTFRISHRLAARYRAGRVLLAGDAAHIHPPTGAQGMNTGIQDAHNLAWKLALTVHGPAADTLLDSYHAERRPVGEEVVGRTVRHARSTPGDLTANLLREAQLLIAYPDSPVTDPSCDGGRAPDCTGLQRPLTGYPARLHELLHGPRPVLLLHAGPRTRAADLNAAADAARAAAHDRLDVHVVLAADAAARPDDLRAPWLGDPRGTFRRAYAPRDGEALLVRPDTHLAARLPTPAPAPLTTALRRLFAPTPTSPRAYPPPPRLP; translated from the coding sequence ATGCACGAGGAGACCGTCGACGTCCTGGTGGTCGGCGCCGGGCCGGTCGGCCTGACCGCCGCCGCCGAACTGCGCCGACACGGTGTGCACTGCCGGATCCTCGACCGGGTCACCGAGCCCCCGCCGTACCCGAAGGCCGTCGGCGTCCAGCCCCGGACCTTCGAGGTCTGGGAGGCGATGGGTCTGGTCGGCCGCGCCCTCGACGCCGCGCTCCCGCTGCACGGCCAACTCACCTTCACCGACCGCGCCCCCGGCCCGCGCACCGCCCTCGACCTGCCCGCCGACGTGCCCTACCGGTTCGCCGCGCTCCCGCAGTACACCACCGAACGCCTGCTCGCCGAGCACCTGGCCGGCCTCGGCACCGAGGTCGAGCGCGGCGTCGCGCTCACCGGCCTCCGCCAGGACGAGGACCACGTCCGCGCGGTGCTCGACGACGGGCGCACCCTGGCCGCCCGGTACGTGGTCGGCTGCGACGGCGCGCACAGCACCGTCCGCAAGGCCGCCGGGATCGCCTTCGACGGCGACGCCTTCCCCGAGCAGTACATGCTCGGGGACGTCGAACTCGACTGGGACCTGCCGCCCGGCCACGTCGTCCGCGCCACCGGGGCCGACCCCGGCGACGTGCTGGTCGCCGTTCCGCTGCCCGGGCACCGCCGCTACCGGATCTCCTCCAGGACGACCGCCCCCGACGGCGCCGCACCCGGCCTCCCACACCTGCAGGCGGTCCTGGACCGGCTCGCCCCGGGACCCGTCACCGCGCACGCGCTCCGCTGGTCCTCCACCTTCCGGATCAGCCACCGGCTCGCCGCCCGCTACCGGGCCGGCCGGGTCCTGCTCGCCGGGGACGCCGCCCACATCCACCCGCCCACCGGCGCGCAGGGCATGAACACCGGCATCCAGGACGCGCACAACCTGGCCTGGAAACTCGCCCTCACCGTGCACGGCCCCGCCGCCGACACCCTGCTCGACAGCTACCACGCGGAACGCCGCCCGGTGGGGGAGGAGGTGGTCGGACGCACCGTCCGGCACGCCCGCTCGACCCCCGGCGACCTCACCGCGAACCTGCTGCGCGAGGCCCAGCTCCTGATCGCCTACCCCGACAGCCCCGTCACCGACCCCTCCTGCGACGGCGGCCGGGCCCCCGACTGCACCGGTCTGCAACGCCCCCTCACCGGCTACCCCGCCCGCCTCCACGAACTGCTGCACGGGCCCCGACCGGTGCTGCTCCTGCACGCCGGCCCCCGCACCCGGGCCGCCGACCTGAACGCCGCCGCCGACGCGGCCCGCGCCGCCGCCCACGACCGGCTCGACGTGCACGTGGTCCTCGCCGCCGACGCGGCCGCCCGCCCCGACGACCTGCGGGCGCCCTGGCTCGGCGACCCCCGCGGCACCTTCCGCCGGGCCTACGCCCCCCGGGACGGCGAGGCCCTCCTGGTCCGCCCCGACACCCACCTCGCCGCGCGCCTACCCACCCCCGCCCCGGCTCCCCTGACCACCGCCCTGCGCCGCCTCTTCGCCCCGACACCCACCTCGCCGCGCGCCTACCCACCCCCGCCCCGGCTCCCCTGA
- a CDS encoding aminotransferase class V-fold PLP-dependent enzyme, whose translation MKNPGNPRTAPAADPPAPLPGSTTLFTLDPGTAHLNHGSYGAVPVPVQRRQAELRAALERDPDGFFQDAPDRIARARAEIAAALGGHPDRLALTTNVTEAVAVALDSVPLGAREQVLVTDHGYGAVTRACERRAAEAGAVVRRVRISPHAPDEDAVAERVLAAVTPHTRVAVLDLVSSPTARAVATPALLAALRERGVTTVVDAAHAPGALPVDLGGAAGGADFWAGNLHKWAFAPRAAAVLAVDRPWRPEVRPLTLSWEHDRGFPRRVEWRGTFDYTPWLAAPAGLALIHRIGADRLRDHNDRLAAHGQRLLVERAGLRPLPALPGLGMRAVRLPPGTAEQEHAAKALMTAVHRTLDTRVAVRPWPGGGILRISAQLYNRPEEYRRLADGLARLLTR comes from the coding sequence ATGAAGAATCCGGGGAACCCGCGGACCGCTCCGGCCGCCGACCCGCCCGCGCCACTGCCCGGCAGCACCACCCTGTTCACCCTCGACCCCGGCACCGCCCACCTCAACCACGGCTCCTACGGCGCCGTCCCCGTCCCGGTCCAGCGCCGGCAGGCCGAACTGCGCGCCGCCCTCGAACGCGACCCCGACGGCTTCTTCCAGGACGCCCCCGACCGGATCGCCCGGGCCCGCGCCGAGATCGCCGCCGCCCTCGGCGGCCACCCCGACCGGCTCGCCCTGACCACCAACGTCACCGAAGCCGTCGCCGTCGCCCTGGACTCCGTCCCGCTCGGCGCCCGCGAACAGGTCCTGGTCACCGACCACGGCTACGGCGCGGTCACCCGCGCCTGCGAACGCCGCGCCGCCGAGGCCGGCGCCGTGGTGCGCCGGGTCCGGATCTCCCCGCACGCCCCCGACGAGGACGCCGTCGCCGAACGCGTCCTGGCCGCCGTCACCCCGCACACCAGGGTCGCCGTCCTCGACCTGGTCAGCTCGCCCACCGCCCGGGCCGTCGCCACCCCCGCCCTGCTCGCCGCGCTGCGCGAACGCGGCGTGACCACCGTGGTCGACGCCGCGCACGCCCCCGGCGCGCTGCCCGTCGACCTCGGCGGCGCGGCCGGCGGCGCCGACTTCTGGGCCGGCAACCTGCACAAGTGGGCCTTCGCCCCGCGCGCCGCCGCCGTCCTCGCCGTCGACCGGCCCTGGCGGCCCGAGGTCCGCCCGCTGACCCTCTCCTGGGAGCACGACCGCGGCTTCCCCCGCCGGGTCGAGTGGCGCGGCACCTTCGACTACACCCCGTGGCTGGCCGCCCCCGCCGGCCTCGCCCTGATCCACCGGATCGGCGCCGACCGGCTGCGCGACCACAACGACCGGCTGGCCGCGCACGGACAGCGGCTGCTGGTCGAACGGGCCGGCCTGCGGCCCCTCCCGGCCCTGCCCGGCCTCGGCATGCGCGCCGTCCGGCTCCCGCCCGGCACCGCCGAGCAGGAGCACGCCGCGAAAGCCCTGATGACCGCCGTCCACCGCACCCTCGACACCCGGGTCGCGGTCCGCCCCTGGCCCGGCGGCGGCATCCTCCGGATCAGCGCCCAGCTCTACAACCGCCCCGAGGAGTACCGGCGGCTGGCCGACGGCCTGGCCCGCCTGCTCACCCGCTGA
- a CDS encoding immune inhibitor A domain-containing protein, with translation MAALTTGAIALTATPAFARPHGPAAELTAQQAADGREAPPSPLPPQEKARQALQTQALAQVNQGGVAKNGRSAPAKVKIGNDYVQLARQRTDKVFVILAQFGDRVDDTTQYNGQPRYGGTPGPRHNAVPQPDGSDTHTYWEHDFSRDYYRKMFFDDTPGANSMRNFYRTQSSGRYDLQGTVSDWVTLPWNEARYGSNKGPQGGGGWTQAQEFVRDATTAWYEGELAKGRTAADVGAELAQYDTQDRYDYDKDGNFDEPDGYLDNVIVVHAGVDETWGGGAQGADALWAHRSWTFPDPTGQTGPAGNRIGGAPVGDTGLYVYDYVQAGENSGVGLFSHEFGHNLGLPDLYPTTGGDNSVGFWSLMSSASYLGRGRNTTGEYPGDLDAWSKLQLGWLDYDEARAATRSSHALGVSGYHTDQAQAVLVHLPPGSTTTTLADPYEGGRQWWSDTGDNLDAALSRTVDLTGATGSAALDAAAWWDTEQDYDFFTIEGSADGGRTWTPLHGTADGQPIGDTPALTPGLSGSSGGWRQLHVPLDAYLGKSVQVRFHVTSDTNTHGKGVLVDAVRLTADGAVLLSDGAEGGGAAGWAQVGFTVVRGRDAVQQHPRAYLVENRRYAGYGAFLRTGPYNFGYSGVPGKADVIDTYPYQEGVLVWLWDTGYGDNNTADHPGGGLILPVDAHPKALRFADGTVTNGRSQPYDAVFSLKPTTGFTLHRAGAATKVPSEPAVPAFDDHSGVYTDPALPQLGVKVPDTGTRIEVVRETQGGRLTTVRVGPAA, from the coding sequence ATGGCTGCGCTGACCACCGGTGCGATAGCACTGACCGCCACCCCCGCGTTCGCCCGGCCCCACGGACCCGCCGCCGAGTTGACGGCCCAGCAGGCCGCGGACGGCCGGGAGGCGCCGCCCTCCCCGCTGCCGCCGCAGGAGAAGGCCCGGCAGGCCCTGCAGACGCAGGCCCTGGCCCAGGTCAACCAGGGCGGGGTCGCCAAGAACGGCAGGTCCGCGCCGGCCAAGGTGAAGATCGGCAACGACTACGTCCAACTGGCCAGGCAGCGCACCGACAAGGTGTTCGTGATCCTGGCCCAGTTCGGCGACCGGGTCGACGACACCACCCAGTACAACGGGCAGCCCCGCTACGGCGGCACCCCCGGCCCGCGGCACAACGCCGTCCCGCAGCCGGACGGGAGCGACACCCACACCTACTGGGAGCACGACTTCAGCCGCGACTACTACCGGAAGATGTTCTTCGACGACACGCCCGGCGCGAACTCGATGCGCAACTTCTACCGCACCCAGTCCTCGGGCCGGTACGACCTCCAGGGCACCGTCTCCGACTGGGTGACGCTGCCGTGGAACGAGGCCCGCTACGGCTCCAACAAGGGCCCGCAGGGCGGCGGCGGCTGGACCCAGGCCCAGGAGTTCGTCCGGGACGCCACCACGGCGTGGTACGAGGGCGAGCTCGCCAAGGGCCGCACCGCGGCCGACGTCGGGGCGGAACTCGCCCAGTACGACACCCAGGACCGCTACGACTACGACAAGGACGGGAACTTCGACGAGCCGGACGGCTACCTCGACAACGTGATCGTGGTGCACGCCGGCGTCGACGAGACCTGGGGCGGCGGCGCCCAGGGCGCCGACGCCCTGTGGGCGCACCGCAGTTGGACCTTCCCCGACCCGACCGGACAGACCGGCCCGGCGGGCAACCGGATCGGCGGCGCCCCGGTCGGCGACACCGGCCTGTACGTCTACGACTACGTCCAGGCGGGCGAGAACAGCGGCGTGGGCCTGTTCTCGCACGAGTTCGGCCACAACCTCGGCCTGCCCGACCTGTACCCGACCACCGGCGGCGACAACTCGGTCGGCTTCTGGTCGCTGATGTCCTCCGCCTCCTACCTGGGCCGGGGCCGGAACACCACCGGCGAGTACCCGGGCGACCTGGACGCCTGGAGCAAGCTGCAACTGGGCTGGCTCGACTACGACGAGGCCCGGGCGGCGACCCGCTCCAGCCACGCCCTGGGCGTCAGCGGCTACCACACCGACCAGGCGCAGGCCGTCCTGGTGCACCTGCCGCCGGGCAGCACCACCACCACGCTGGCCGACCCGTACGAGGGCGGCCGGCAGTGGTGGAGCGACACCGGCGACAACCTGGACGCCGCGCTCTCCCGCACCGTCGACCTGACCGGCGCCACCGGCTCGGCCGCGCTGGACGCGGCCGCCTGGTGGGACACCGAGCAGGACTACGACTTCTTCACGATCGAGGGCTCGGCCGACGGCGGCCGGACCTGGACGCCGCTGCACGGTACCGCCGACGGGCAGCCGATCGGCGACACCCCCGCGCTGACCCCAGGCCTGAGCGGCAGCTCCGGCGGCTGGCGGCAGCTGCACGTCCCGCTCGACGCCTACCTCGGCAAGAGCGTGCAGGTGCGCTTCCACGTCACCTCCGACACCAACACCCACGGCAAGGGCGTGCTGGTCGACGCGGTGCGGCTGACCGCCGACGGCGCGGTGCTGCTGAGCGACGGCGCGGAGGGCGGCGGGGCCGCGGGCTGGGCGCAGGTCGGCTTCACGGTGGTCCGGGGCAGGGACGCCGTCCAGCAGCACCCGCGGGCGTACCTGGTGGAGAACCGCCGCTACGCCGGCTACGGCGCCTTCCTGAGGACCGGCCCGTACAACTTCGGCTACTCGGGCGTGCCGGGCAAGGCCGACGTGATCGACACCTACCCGTACCAGGAGGGCGTCCTGGTCTGGCTGTGGGACACCGGCTACGGCGACAACAACACCGCCGACCACCCGGGCGGCGGCCTGATCCTGCCGGTGGACGCGCACCCGAAGGCGCTGCGGTTCGCGGACGGGACGGTCACCAACGGGCGGTCGCAGCCGTACGACGCGGTCTTCTCGCTGAAGCCGACCACCGGGTTCACCCTGCACAGGGCGGGCGCGGCGACCAAGGTGCCGTCCGAGCCCGCGGTGCCCGCGTTCGACGACCACTCCGGGGTGTACACCGATCCGGCGCTCCCGCAGCTCGGGGTGAAGGTGCCGGACACCG